A single region of the Roseivivax sp. THAF197b genome encodes:
- a CDS encoding type IV secretion system protein VirB3: MAERAPLFLGLVRPPKLLGLPIMYAMVWLFGSVLLFVWVQHIAVLGVAALLYPVLWKAADLDPRFIDVMMTALQETPPTRNRSIHGGDSYAP; encoded by the coding sequence GTGGCTGAGCGCGCGCCCCTCTTTCTGGGTCTCGTGCGCCCGCCCAAGCTTCTGGGCCTGCCCATCATGTACGCGATGGTCTGGCTTTTCGGCTCGGTGCTCTTATTCGTCTGGGTCCAGCACATCGCGGTACTGGGCGTGGCCGCCCTGCTCTACCCCGTGCTTTGGAAGGCCGCCGATTTGGACCCTCGTTTCATCGACGTGATGATGACGGCCCTGCAGGAGACACCGCCCACGCGGAACCGCTCCATCCATGGCGGGGACAGCTATGCCCCGTGA
- a CDS encoding type IV secretion system protein B4 yields the protein MPREAALDPRTMTPEWYARETRLAHMLPYVSLVDDRTVRTRVNELFQCIRLDGINSYTTDDAYLDKVTALFARIIAQLGPEFSYYVHKVSKAIAPNLEPVREDSFAGEVDRLWRAKLETSGLRDKTLTLTVIHRPPPKSVLPFLNRSAPDRLKEATKKRLWRLGEAVSMFLSGLTELHPRVLTAKSGELIGFLGALNTGQELPLYPANTYGFLSFNIANTRVTFHGDHFELSEGVVGHRYGKSFTIGEYSEATSCTMFDMLNLPVDMIVTHSFTPINSNLMAGRIKRQKRQMQASQDAALSLMEALDIAADDLEAKRQSFGEHHMVVTIFCDTLDELQTLSAEIVNAAAAEGVKMIGERVAAKAHYLSQHPGNQPKRVRASAITNRNFADFAAFHRTQLGKSAQKTPWGKVITYLPTPEQSAYRFSYHEQGSPDKEPTSGHTLIMGRPGSGKSVLSAFLMTQARRAGARIFVFDYRLGMEMAVRANGGRYASLKAGQPSGLNPLWTEVDARGTAWLSDWLATLLYRADKPLTPAQTNRIQEVVRQNAQATNPALRNWRDFASLFVSTDDGGDLHQRLLEWTEEGRYGWIFGQTLEDTFSLKGDVVGFDLTGILDSEAEKERMAVLSYLFRRVEREIEDRRPTIIVIDEAWKALDNAYFAERLSNWLVTARKQNTVAVMMTQYASQLERTRTGKTIVEAVPTQILLPNIRAHAADYAMLNLYEKELDVLLNTGSDSRLALICDDQGSIVVDADLSALGPNLTILGGMEKGEALVGADYRDRPDFWRLS from the coding sequence ATGCCCCGTGAAGCTGCGCTCGATCCCCGCACGATGACGCCGGAGTGGTATGCGCGCGAGACCCGCCTCGCGCATATGCTGCCTTACGTCAGCCTGGTCGATGACCGCACCGTGCGCACGCGCGTGAACGAGCTTTTCCAGTGTATCCGTCTCGACGGGATCAACAGCTACACGACAGACGATGCCTATCTCGACAAGGTGACGGCGCTCTTCGCCCGGATCATCGCGCAGCTCGGGCCGGAGTTCAGTTACTATGTCCACAAGGTCTCGAAAGCGATTGCGCCGAACCTCGAGCCCGTGCGTGAGGACAGTTTTGCTGGAGAAGTTGACCGTCTCTGGCGCGCGAAACTCGAAACCAGCGGCCTGCGCGACAAGACCCTGACCCTCACGGTGATCCATCGCCCGCCTCCGAAAAGCGTCCTGCCGTTCCTGAACCGCAGCGCGCCGGATCGCCTCAAGGAAGCAACCAAGAAGCGCCTGTGGCGTCTCGGCGAGGCCGTGAGTATGTTCCTGTCGGGCCTGACGGAGCTGCATCCGCGCGTGCTAACAGCCAAAAGCGGCGAGTTGATCGGCTTTCTGGGCGCGCTCAACACGGGCCAGGAACTGCCGCTCTATCCGGCAAACACCTACGGCTTCCTGTCCTTCAACATTGCCAATACCCGGGTGACGTTTCACGGAGATCACTTCGAGCTCTCCGAAGGCGTCGTGGGACATCGCTACGGCAAAAGTTTCACCATCGGGGAATACTCCGAGGCCACCTCCTGCACCATGTTCGACATGCTGAACCTGCCTGTCGACATGATCGTCACGCACTCCTTCACGCCGATCAATTCGAACCTCATGGCGGGTCGCATCAAACGGCAAAAGCGCCAGATGCAGGCTTCTCAGGACGCGGCCCTGTCGCTCATGGAAGCGCTCGACATTGCTGCCGATGATCTCGAGGCCAAGCGCCAGAGCTTTGGCGAGCACCATATGGTCGTGACCATCTTCTGCGATACGCTGGACGAGTTGCAGACGCTGAGCGCCGAGATCGTCAATGCCGCCGCCGCCGAGGGCGTGAAGATGATCGGCGAGCGCGTGGCCGCCAAGGCCCATTACCTCAGCCAGCATCCGGGCAACCAGCCGAAACGCGTCCGTGCCAGTGCGATCACCAATCGCAACTTCGCGGATTTTGCGGCGTTTCACCGGACGCAGCTTGGCAAGTCTGCTCAGAAAACCCCTTGGGGCAAGGTCATCACCTATCTGCCCACGCCCGAGCAGAGCGCCTACCGGTTTTCTTATCATGAGCAAGGAAGCCCCGACAAAGAACCCACCAGCGGGCATACCCTGATCATGGGGCGGCCCGGCTCGGGCAAATCGGTCCTTTCCGCCTTCCTTATGACGCAAGCCCGTCGAGCAGGGGCGCGAATTTTCGTCTTCGACTACCGTCTCGGTATGGAGATGGCGGTCCGCGCCAATGGCGGGCGCTACGCGTCTTTGAAAGCCGGACAACCCAGCGGCCTAAACCCGCTCTGGACTGAGGTCGACGCGCGCGGCACCGCATGGCTCTCGGACTGGCTTGCCACCTTGCTCTACCGCGCCGACAAGCCGCTCACGCCGGCGCAAACAAATCGCATTCAGGAGGTCGTACGCCAGAATGCGCAGGCCACGAACCCAGCCTTGCGGAACTGGCGCGACTTCGCATCTCTTTTTGTGTCCACCGATGATGGCGGCGATCTGCACCAGCGCCTGCTCGAGTGGACCGAAGAGGGCCGCTACGGCTGGATCTTCGGGCAGACGCTGGAAGACACCTTCTCGCTGAAGGGCGATGTTGTCGGCTTCGATCTCACCGGCATTCTCGACAGCGAGGCCGAGAAGGAGCGCATGGCCGTCCTCTCCTACCTCTTCCGCCGGGTCGAGCGCGAGATCGAAGACCGCCGCCCCACCATCATCGTGATCGACGAGGCCTGGAAAGCCCTCGACAACGCGTATTTCGCCGAGCGGCTATCGAACTGGCTGGTGACCGCGCGCAAGCAGAACACCGTCGCGGTGATGATGACGCAATACGCCAGTCAGCTCGAGCGCACGCGGACCGGCAAGACCATCGTCGAGGCGGTGCCGACGCAGATCCTGCTCCCGAACATCCGCGCCCATGCCGCCGACTACGCGATGCTGAACCTCTATGAGAAGGAACTCGACGTGCTTCTCAACACCGGCAGCGACAGCCGCCTTGCTCTCATCTGCGACGACCAGGGATCCATCGTCGTCGATGCCGATCTGAGCGCCCTCGGGCCCAATCTCACCATCCTAGGCGGCATGGAAAAAGGCGAAGCGCTCGTCGGCGCCGATTACCGCGACCGCCCTGATTTCTGGAGGCTTTCATGA